A stretch of Cicer arietinum cultivar CDC Frontier isolate Library 1 chromosome 5, Cicar.CDCFrontier_v2.0, whole genome shotgun sequence DNA encodes these proteins:
- the LOC101507369 gene encoding cytosolic sulfotransferase 15-like, whose product MAPTKFEKIHTINGEASNEEQDNLSQEMKDLIFSLPREKGWRTPYLYLFQGFWCQPAEIQAISTFQNHFQAKDSDVFVATVPKSGTTWLKALTFAIVNRQHHFISSKNHPLLSFNPHDLVPFIEYTVYGNHENLPNFSNFHEPRLFGTHVPFDSLSNSIKDSSNCKIVYICRNPFDTFISSWVFCNKIKQDSLPTLGLDEAFEMFCNGKIGYGPFWNHMLGYWKESQERPKKVLFLKYEDLKDDVNFELKKLAKFLNCPFTLEEESEGVIENIIKLCSFEKMKEFEINKIGKFGRNFENKYLFRKGEIGDWTNYLSPSMVENLSKVIEEKLSEPGLKFKIKN is encoded by the coding sequence ATGGCTccaacaaaatttgaaaaaattcatACAATTAATGGTGAGGCATCAAATGAAGAACAAGACAACCTTAGTCAAGAAATGAAGGATTTGATTTTTTCTCTTCCAAGAGAGAAAGGTTGGAGAACACCTTATTTGTATCTATTCCAAGGATTTTGGTGCCAACCAGCTGAAATCCAAGCAATAAGCACTTTTCAAAATCACTTCCAAGCTAAAGATAGTGATGTTTTTGTTGCAACTGTGCCAAAATCAGGTACAACTTGGCTAAAAGCACTTACCTTTGCAATTGTTAATCGCCAACACCATTTCATTTCATCCAAAAACCATCCTTTGCTTAGTTTCAATCCTCATGATCTTGTTCCTTTCATTGAGTACACTGTTTATGGCAATCATGAAAATCttcctaatttttcaaattttcatgaGCCTAGACTTTTTGGTACACATGTTCCTTTTGATTCATTGTCCAATTCAATCAAAGATTCTTCCAATtgcaaaattgtttatatttgtAGGAACCCTTTTGACACTTTTATATCTTCTTGGGTTTTTTGCAACAAAATCAAGCAAGATTCTTTGCCTACATTGGGTTTAGATGAagcttttgaaatgttttgtaaTGGAAAAATTGGGTATGGCCCATTTTGGAATCACATGTTGGGTTATTGGAAAGAGAGTCAAGAGAGACCAAAAAAGGTTCTTTTTTTGAAGTATGAGGATTTGAAAGATGatgttaattttgaattgaaaaaactGGCTAAGTTCTTGAATTGTCCTTTTACATTGGAGGAAGAAAGTGAGGGTGtgattgaaaatataataaagttgTGTAGCTTTGAGAAAATGAAGGAGTTCGAGATAAATAAGATTGGAAAATTTGGAAGGAACTTTGAGAACAAGTACTTGTTTAGGAAAGGTGAAATTGGTGATTGGACTAATTACCTTTCACCTTCAATGGTTGAAAACTTATCTAAAGTCATCGAAGAAAAGTTAAGTGAGCCTggtcttaaatttaaaataaaaaattaa
- the LOC101507052 gene encoding uncharacterized protein isoform X1, which translates to MQKLILTYTRSYCSKNIIIDVAWVPSWLQNLRTDGFDEYVKESQAPSNQAEKDLAISSKNGIDVKGFNVLSREEGGYRSCHLFLSGSDSSSLSVAPSPGNVFQFSLHLSSDVDSLFCPTQDWNQSHAVAPSKAFSLQPAQTSVDFRENMHSMMGDRACEQDVLAAFVSETTKKDSLKSPMDTIGSVGQQKEKPKVKCFKSDDISDAVELSIAASEALVIHDLVKTESVSETLNTEVVLEIALRVKQARLEGLEDIFLSSSVESDCSDSLSDLNDFLMEDAYEDIGLPIGFYFEGHLSNSAIFHAKCVSRDESYIGGNNKHNDKELISQLAKFGEKFEQKKLDVDAKMEVQQNLESPPHYLCGERVTCDLGADTPKLFVNDLPTTHQYKESITNDLALKKTDGSEMADLTSIKPQNGANSSLFDTPENFGNEKNENWATYPAPERFRSRWLGGWTCKELDSSSLNKNNAKWMPKCLVRETSFLTESADIVPDDNSRVPEHDPKCVRETSFLTESADIVPDDNSHMLKHDPKRVNETSFLTESVDIVPDESSCVLKHDPKRTISSQLSMPCEGSHNKPDEGVLHSQDMVRCSSLSLIDPLCSVVPCSIASEHDNYKSLIDKDNDTEYFTPLVSDFEVNNCQRISDKNTTLECRDEKIMAILDGKDIPITTSEMVEQMSEKLTRVEHTYLKTYSMILPNQDVNQNCNLTPLSTNQSIGGIDAASLGTRVSESPSPSKAADENKIEVNHQHLIDQKSIIQITDDKSNELKASELTHGRSSPINLNHRTRHRLVGPKTDVNNYCIEKNIEQYVVPETVVQHQQNNNLNKVQVKGNKFLGGHVRVRKQVHFSDKVEELPQKRNLSKLESSHKRCSSIRAKRQRISKSSTASAPRMKHSLTNHCKGVVNEFIFRGTEFLLTGLSSQKERNLEALIRSSGGVILYDIPSPPNSKSKRSSNLSCLQLPIILCNRKLKTIKFLYGCAVGASILKVDWLTDCLASGTILPPEKYMILPNRNDMKWTRIGMAVHHRIQNHIFDRVGIMLHGKHSFCTKFACIIKHGDGRTFKTLQWLVRSINEERSLVGAIVVEEKASISRHLKSCALELDIPIVPSSWIIKSLYSGKLLPFMEENNTFSLPFVKILELQYSVDMSEEI; encoded by the exons ATGCAGAAGCTAATTTTGACTTATACTAGAAGCTATTGTTCAAAGAATATAATTATT GATGTAGCTTGGGTACCAAGTTGGCTTCAGAATCTTAGAACAGATGGGTTTGATGAATATGTAAAGGAATCTCAAGCTCCTTCCAACCAAGCAGAAAAG GATTTGGCAATTTCTTCCAAAAATGGTATTGATGTCAAAGGCTTTAATGTATTATCAAGGGAAGAAGGTGGATACAGGAGTTGCCATTTATTCTTATCTGGAAGCGATAGTTCATCTCTTAGTGTTGCTCCATCTCCTGGAAat GTGTTTCAGTTTAGTCTGCATCTTTCTTCAGACGTCGATTCACTCTTTTGCCCAACTCAAGATTGGAATCAATCTCATGCAGTTGCTCCTAGTAAAGCTTTTTCATTGCAACCTGCTCAAACTTCCGTTGATTTTAGAGAGAACATGCATTCCATGATGGGCGATCGTGCTTGTGAACAAGATGTGTTGGCTGCATTCGTTTCTGAAACAACGAAAAAAGATTCTTTAAAATCTCCCATGGATACAATTGGTTCTGTGggacaacagaaagaaaaaccCAAGGTCAAATGTTTCAAAAGTGATGATATCAGTGATGCAGTTGAACTTTCTATTGCAGCATCTGAGGCACTGGTCATACATGATTTAGTAAAGACGGAGTCAGTATCAGAAACATTGAATACAGAAGTTGTACTTGAAATTGCACTTCGTGTGAAGCAGGCACGTCTTGAGGGGTTAGAAGATATCTTTCTTTCATCATCCGTGGAATCTGACTGTAGTGATTCTCTTTCTGATTTAAATGATTTCCTTATGGAAGATGCCTATGAAGATATAGGCTTACCTATTGGGTTTTACTTTGAAGGACATCTTTCCAATTCAGCTATATTTCATGCAAAATGTGTGTCCCGTGATGAAAGTTATATTGGAGGCAATAATAAACATAATGATAAAGAGCTTATTTCTCAGCTTGCCAAATTTGGTGAAAAGTTTGAACAAAAGAAGTTAGACGTCGACGCGAAGATGGAAGTGCAGCAAAATTTAGAGTCACCTCCACATTATTTGTGTGGTGAGAGGGTGACATGTGATTTGGGTGCAGACACTCCAAAACTTTTTGTGAATGATCTTCCTACAACTCATCAATACAAAGAGAGTATTACCAATGATTTAGCCCTCAAAAAG ACAGATGGTTCGGAAATGGCTGATCTTACTTCAATCAAGCCACAAAATGGTGCTAACTCTTCACTTTTTGACACTCCTGAAAATTTCG GAAATGAGAAAAATGAGAACTGGGCAACTTACCCAGCTCCAGAAAGATTTAGAAGCCGCTGGTTAGGGGGTTGGACATGTAAG GAATTAGATTCATCTTCATTGAACAAGAACAATGCAAAATGGATGCCAAAGTGTCTTGTCAGAGAGACAAGCTTTCTTACAGAATCTGCAGATATTGTTCCAGATGACAACTCTCGTGTGCCAGAACATGATCCCAAGTGTGTCAGAGAGACAAGCTTTCTTACAGAATCTGCAGATATTGTTCCAGATGACAACTCACATATGCTGAAACATGATCCCAAGCGTGTCAACGAGACAAGCTTTCTTACAGAATCTGTAGATATTGTTCCAGATGAGAGCTCATGTGTGTTGAAACATGACCCCAAACGTACCATTAGTTCTCAGCTAAGTATGCCTTGTGAAGGTTCTCACAATAAACCCGATGAGGGTGTATTGCATTCTCAAGATATGGTCAGATGTTCTAGTCTATCGCTGATTGATCCTCTTTGTTCAGTTGTTCCATGTAGCATTGCTTCAGAACATGACAATTACAAAAGTCTTATTGACAAAGACAATGATACCGAGTATTTTACCCCTTTAGTCTCTGACTTTGAGGTGAACAATTGTCAAAGGATCTCAGATAAGAATACAACATTGGAATGTAGAGATGAGAAAATCATGGCTATACTAGATGGGAAAGATATCCCAATTACTACATCAGAGATGGTTGAACAAATGTCTGAGAAGTTAACCAGGGTTGAGCATACATATCTTAAGACTTATAGCATGATTTTACCAAACCAAGATGTTAACCAAAACTGTAATTTGACACCACTTTCAACTAATCAGAGTATTGGTGGAATTGATGCTGCATCTTTGGGCACAAGGGTTTCAGAGTCTCCCTCTCCATCAAAGGCCGCCgatgaaaacaaaattgaagtGAATCATCAACATTTGATTGATCAAAAGTCAATTATACAAATTACCGATGACAAGAGTAATGAGTTAAAAGCCTCAGAACTGACACATGGGAGGAGCTCACCTATTAATCTAAACCATAGGACACGCCACCGCTTGGTGGGACCTAAAACTGATGTAAATAATTATTGTATAGAGAAAAATATAGAGCAATATGTAGTACCGGAAACTGTTGTTCAGCATCAACAGAACAATAACCTTAATAAGGTACAAGTCAAGGGCAACAAATTCCTTGGTGGACATGTTAGAGTCAGAAAGCAAGTACATTTCTCAGATAAAGTGGAGGAGCTTCCTCAGAAAAGGAATTTGTCAAAGTTGGAATCTTCGCATAAAAGAT GTTCGTCTATTAGAGCAAAAAGGCAACGAATTTCAAAGTCGTCGACTGCTTCTGCACCTCGTATGAAACATTCTTTGACAAATCATTGCAAAGGTGTAGTGAATGAATTCATATTTCGAGGTACCGAGTTCCTCCTCACTGGATTATCTAGCCAGAAAGAAAGGAACCTGGAGGCACTTATAAGGAGTTCTGGTGGGGTGATTCTTTATGATATTCCCTCTCCACCAAATTCAAAGAGCAAAAGAAGTTCAAACCTATCTTGCTTGCAACTTCCTATTATTCTATGTAACAGAAAG ctcaaaacaatcaaattctTGTATGGCTGTGCTGTTGGAGCCTCAATACTAAAAGTTGACTGGCTAACTGATTGTCTTGCATCTGGAACTATTTTGCCACCTGAAAA ATACATGATTCTTCCAAATCGAAATGACATGAAATGGACAAGGATTGGAATGGCAGTTCATCACAGaatccaaaatcatatttttgataGAGTAGGCATTATGCTTCACGGGAAGCATAGTTTCTGCACTAAATTCGCATGTATCATCAAG CATGGAGATGGACGGACGTTCAAAACTCTTCAATGGTTAGTTCGGAGCATCAATGAAGAAAGGAGTTTGGTGGGAGCCATTGTAGTTGAAGAGAAGGCTTCGATATCACGTCACCTGAAGTCCTGTGCTTTGGAGCTGGATATTCCTATTGTG CCTTCTAGCTGGATCATTAAAAGCTTATATTCAGGAAAGTTACTTCCTTTCATGGAAGAAAATAATACGTTTTCACTGCCATTTGTTAAGATCCTTGAACTTCAATATTCCGTTGATATGagtgaagaaatataa
- the LOC101507052 gene encoding uncharacterized protein isoform X3: protein MHSMMGDRACEQDVLAAFVSETTKKDSLKSPMDTIGSVGQQKEKPKVKCFKSDDISDAVELSIAASEALVIHDLVKTESVSETLNTEVVLEIALRVKQARLEGLEDIFLSSSVESDCSDSLSDLNDFLMEDAYEDIGLPIGFYFEGHLSNSAIFHAKCVSRDESYIGGNNKHNDKELISQLAKFGEKFEQKKLDVDAKMEVQQNLESPPHYLCGERVTCDLGADTPKLFVNDLPTTHQYKESITNDLALKKTDGSEMADLTSIKPQNGANSSLFDTPENFGNEKNENWATYPAPERFRSRWLGGWTCKELDSSSLNKNNAKWMPKCLVRETSFLTESADIVPDDNSRVPEHDPKCVRETSFLTESADIVPDDNSHMLKHDPKRVNETSFLTESVDIVPDESSCVLKHDPKRTISSQLSMPCEGSHNKPDEGVLHSQDMVRCSSLSLIDPLCSVVPCSIASEHDNYKSLIDKDNDTEYFTPLVSDFEVNNCQRISDKNTTLECRDEKIMAILDGKDIPITTSEMVEQMSEKLTRVEHTYLKTYSMILPNQDVNQNCNLTPLSTNQSIGGIDAASLGTRVSESPSPSKAADENKIEVNHQHLIDQKSIIQITDDKSNELKASELTHGRSSPINLNHRTRHRLVGPKTDVNNYCIEKNIEQYVVPETVVQHQQNNNLNKVQVKGNKFLGGHVRVRKQVHFSDKVEELPQKRNLSKLESSHKRCSSIRAKRQRISKSSTASAPRMKHSLTNHCKGVVNEFIFRGTEFLLTGLSSQKERNLEALIRSSGGVILYDIPSPPNSKSKRSSNLSCLQLPIILCNRKLKTIKFLYGCAVGASILKVDWLTDCLASGTILPPEKYMILPNRNDMKWTRIGMAVHHRIQNHIFDRVGIMLHGKHSFCTKFACIIKHGDGRTFKTLQWLVRSINEERSLVGAIVVEEKASISRHLKSCALELDIPIVPSSWIIKSLYSGKLLPFMEENNTFSLPFVKILELQYSVDMSEEI, encoded by the exons ATGCATTCCATGATGGGCGATCGTGCTTGTGAACAAGATGTGTTGGCTGCATTCGTTTCTGAAACAACGAAAAAAGATTCTTTAAAATCTCCCATGGATACAATTGGTTCTGTGggacaacagaaagaaaaaccCAAGGTCAAATGTTTCAAAAGTGATGATATCAGTGATGCAGTTGAACTTTCTATTGCAGCATCTGAGGCACTGGTCATACATGATTTAGTAAAGACGGAGTCAGTATCAGAAACATTGAATACAGAAGTTGTACTTGAAATTGCACTTCGTGTGAAGCAGGCACGTCTTGAGGGGTTAGAAGATATCTTTCTTTCATCATCCGTGGAATCTGACTGTAGTGATTCTCTTTCTGATTTAAATGATTTCCTTATGGAAGATGCCTATGAAGATATAGGCTTACCTATTGGGTTTTACTTTGAAGGACATCTTTCCAATTCAGCTATATTTCATGCAAAATGTGTGTCCCGTGATGAAAGTTATATTGGAGGCAATAATAAACATAATGATAAAGAGCTTATTTCTCAGCTTGCCAAATTTGGTGAAAAGTTTGAACAAAAGAAGTTAGACGTCGACGCGAAGATGGAAGTGCAGCAAAATTTAGAGTCACCTCCACATTATTTGTGTGGTGAGAGGGTGACATGTGATTTGGGTGCAGACACTCCAAAACTTTTTGTGAATGATCTTCCTACAACTCATCAATACAAAGAGAGTATTACCAATGATTTAGCCCTCAAAAAG ACAGATGGTTCGGAAATGGCTGATCTTACTTCAATCAAGCCACAAAATGGTGCTAACTCTTCACTTTTTGACACTCCTGAAAATTTCG GAAATGAGAAAAATGAGAACTGGGCAACTTACCCAGCTCCAGAAAGATTTAGAAGCCGCTGGTTAGGGGGTTGGACATGTAAG GAATTAGATTCATCTTCATTGAACAAGAACAATGCAAAATGGATGCCAAAGTGTCTTGTCAGAGAGACAAGCTTTCTTACAGAATCTGCAGATATTGTTCCAGATGACAACTCTCGTGTGCCAGAACATGATCCCAAGTGTGTCAGAGAGACAAGCTTTCTTACAGAATCTGCAGATATTGTTCCAGATGACAACTCACATATGCTGAAACATGATCCCAAGCGTGTCAACGAGACAAGCTTTCTTACAGAATCTGTAGATATTGTTCCAGATGAGAGCTCATGTGTGTTGAAACATGACCCCAAACGTACCATTAGTTCTCAGCTAAGTATGCCTTGTGAAGGTTCTCACAATAAACCCGATGAGGGTGTATTGCATTCTCAAGATATGGTCAGATGTTCTAGTCTATCGCTGATTGATCCTCTTTGTTCAGTTGTTCCATGTAGCATTGCTTCAGAACATGACAATTACAAAAGTCTTATTGACAAAGACAATGATACCGAGTATTTTACCCCTTTAGTCTCTGACTTTGAGGTGAACAATTGTCAAAGGATCTCAGATAAGAATACAACATTGGAATGTAGAGATGAGAAAATCATGGCTATACTAGATGGGAAAGATATCCCAATTACTACATCAGAGATGGTTGAACAAATGTCTGAGAAGTTAACCAGGGTTGAGCATACATATCTTAAGACTTATAGCATGATTTTACCAAACCAAGATGTTAACCAAAACTGTAATTTGACACCACTTTCAACTAATCAGAGTATTGGTGGAATTGATGCTGCATCTTTGGGCACAAGGGTTTCAGAGTCTCCCTCTCCATCAAAGGCCGCCgatgaaaacaaaattgaagtGAATCATCAACATTTGATTGATCAAAAGTCAATTATACAAATTACCGATGACAAGAGTAATGAGTTAAAAGCCTCAGAACTGACACATGGGAGGAGCTCACCTATTAATCTAAACCATAGGACACGCCACCGCTTGGTGGGACCTAAAACTGATGTAAATAATTATTGTATAGAGAAAAATATAGAGCAATATGTAGTACCGGAAACTGTTGTTCAGCATCAACAGAACAATAACCTTAATAAGGTACAAGTCAAGGGCAACAAATTCCTTGGTGGACATGTTAGAGTCAGAAAGCAAGTACATTTCTCAGATAAAGTGGAGGAGCTTCCTCAGAAAAGGAATTTGTCAAAGTTGGAATCTTCGCATAAAAGAT GTTCGTCTATTAGAGCAAAAAGGCAACGAATTTCAAAGTCGTCGACTGCTTCTGCACCTCGTATGAAACATTCTTTGACAAATCATTGCAAAGGTGTAGTGAATGAATTCATATTTCGAGGTACCGAGTTCCTCCTCACTGGATTATCTAGCCAGAAAGAAAGGAACCTGGAGGCACTTATAAGGAGTTCTGGTGGGGTGATTCTTTATGATATTCCCTCTCCACCAAATTCAAAGAGCAAAAGAAGTTCAAACCTATCTTGCTTGCAACTTCCTATTATTCTATGTAACAGAAAG ctcaaaacaatcaaattctTGTATGGCTGTGCTGTTGGAGCCTCAATACTAAAAGTTGACTGGCTAACTGATTGTCTTGCATCTGGAACTATTTTGCCACCTGAAAA ATACATGATTCTTCCAAATCGAAATGACATGAAATGGACAAGGATTGGAATGGCAGTTCATCACAGaatccaaaatcatatttttgataGAGTAGGCATTATGCTTCACGGGAAGCATAGTTTCTGCACTAAATTCGCATGTATCATCAAG CATGGAGATGGACGGACGTTCAAAACTCTTCAATGGTTAGTTCGGAGCATCAATGAAGAAAGGAGTTTGGTGGGAGCCATTGTAGTTGAAGAGAAGGCTTCGATATCACGTCACCTGAAGTCCTGTGCTTTGGAGCTGGATATTCCTATTGTG CCTTCTAGCTGGATCATTAAAAGCTTATATTCAGGAAAGTTACTTCCTTTCATGGAAGAAAATAATACGTTTTCACTGCCATTTGTTAAGATCCTTGAACTTCAATATTCCGTTGATATGagtgaagaaatataa
- the LOC101507052 gene encoding uncharacterized protein isoform X2: protein MATQTLRPPNFSEDVAWVPSWLQNLRTDGFDEYVKESQAPSNQAEKDLAISSKNGIDVKGFNVLSREEGGYRSCHLFLSGSDSSSLSVAPSPGNVFQFSLHLSSDVDSLFCPTQDWNQSHAVAPSKAFSLQPAQTSVDFRENMHSMMGDRACEQDVLAAFVSETTKKDSLKSPMDTIGSVGQQKEKPKVKCFKSDDISDAVELSIAASEALVIHDLVKTESVSETLNTEVVLEIALRVKQARLEGLEDIFLSSSVESDCSDSLSDLNDFLMEDAYEDIGLPIGFYFEGHLSNSAIFHAKCVSRDESYIGGNNKHNDKELISQLAKFGEKFEQKKLDVDAKMEVQQNLESPPHYLCGERVTCDLGADTPKLFVNDLPTTHQYKESITNDLALKKTDGSEMADLTSIKPQNGANSSLFDTPENFGNEKNENWATYPAPERFRSRWLGGWTCKELDSSSLNKNNAKWMPKCLVRETSFLTESADIVPDDNSRVPEHDPKCVRETSFLTESADIVPDDNSHMLKHDPKRVNETSFLTESVDIVPDESSCVLKHDPKRTISSQLSMPCEGSHNKPDEGVLHSQDMVRCSSLSLIDPLCSVVPCSIASEHDNYKSLIDKDNDTEYFTPLVSDFEVNNCQRISDKNTTLECRDEKIMAILDGKDIPITTSEMVEQMSEKLTRVEHTYLKTYSMILPNQDVNQNCNLTPLSTNQSIGGIDAASLGTRVSESPSPSKAADENKIEVNHQHLIDQKSIIQITDDKSNELKASELTHGRSSPINLNHRTRHRLVGPKTDVNNYCIEKNIEQYVVPETVVQHQQNNNLNKVQVKGNKFLGGHVRVRKQVHFSDKVEELPQKRNLSKLESSHKRCSSIRAKRQRISKSSTASAPRMKHSLTNHCKGVVNEFIFRGTEFLLTGLSSQKERNLEALIRSSGGVILYDIPSPPNSKSKRSSNLSCLQLPIILCNRKLKTIKFLYGCAVGASILKVDWLTDCLASGTILPPEKYMILPNRNDMKWTRIGMAVHHRIQNHIFDRVGIMLHGKHSFCTKFACIIKHGDGRTFKTLQWLVRSINEERSLVGAIVVEEKASISRHLKSCALELDIPIVPSSWIIKSLYSGKLLPFMEENNTFSLPFVKILELQYSVDMSEEI from the exons ATGGCCACACAAACCCTTCGTCCTCCTAATTTCTCCGAG GATGTAGCTTGGGTACCAAGTTGGCTTCAGAATCTTAGAACAGATGGGTTTGATGAATATGTAAAGGAATCTCAAGCTCCTTCCAACCAAGCAGAAAAG GATTTGGCAATTTCTTCCAAAAATGGTATTGATGTCAAAGGCTTTAATGTATTATCAAGGGAAGAAGGTGGATACAGGAGTTGCCATTTATTCTTATCTGGAAGCGATAGTTCATCTCTTAGTGTTGCTCCATCTCCTGGAAat GTGTTTCAGTTTAGTCTGCATCTTTCTTCAGACGTCGATTCACTCTTTTGCCCAACTCAAGATTGGAATCAATCTCATGCAGTTGCTCCTAGTAAAGCTTTTTCATTGCAACCTGCTCAAACTTCCGTTGATTTTAGAGAGAACATGCATTCCATGATGGGCGATCGTGCTTGTGAACAAGATGTGTTGGCTGCATTCGTTTCTGAAACAACGAAAAAAGATTCTTTAAAATCTCCCATGGATACAATTGGTTCTGTGggacaacagaaagaaaaaccCAAGGTCAAATGTTTCAAAAGTGATGATATCAGTGATGCAGTTGAACTTTCTATTGCAGCATCTGAGGCACTGGTCATACATGATTTAGTAAAGACGGAGTCAGTATCAGAAACATTGAATACAGAAGTTGTACTTGAAATTGCACTTCGTGTGAAGCAGGCACGTCTTGAGGGGTTAGAAGATATCTTTCTTTCATCATCCGTGGAATCTGACTGTAGTGATTCTCTTTCTGATTTAAATGATTTCCTTATGGAAGATGCCTATGAAGATATAGGCTTACCTATTGGGTTTTACTTTGAAGGACATCTTTCCAATTCAGCTATATTTCATGCAAAATGTGTGTCCCGTGATGAAAGTTATATTGGAGGCAATAATAAACATAATGATAAAGAGCTTATTTCTCAGCTTGCCAAATTTGGTGAAAAGTTTGAACAAAAGAAGTTAGACGTCGACGCGAAGATGGAAGTGCAGCAAAATTTAGAGTCACCTCCACATTATTTGTGTGGTGAGAGGGTGACATGTGATTTGGGTGCAGACACTCCAAAACTTTTTGTGAATGATCTTCCTACAACTCATCAATACAAAGAGAGTATTACCAATGATTTAGCCCTCAAAAAG ACAGATGGTTCGGAAATGGCTGATCTTACTTCAATCAAGCCACAAAATGGTGCTAACTCTTCACTTTTTGACACTCCTGAAAATTTCG GAAATGAGAAAAATGAGAACTGGGCAACTTACCCAGCTCCAGAAAGATTTAGAAGCCGCTGGTTAGGGGGTTGGACATGTAAG GAATTAGATTCATCTTCATTGAACAAGAACAATGCAAAATGGATGCCAAAGTGTCTTGTCAGAGAGACAAGCTTTCTTACAGAATCTGCAGATATTGTTCCAGATGACAACTCTCGTGTGCCAGAACATGATCCCAAGTGTGTCAGAGAGACAAGCTTTCTTACAGAATCTGCAGATATTGTTCCAGATGACAACTCACATATGCTGAAACATGATCCCAAGCGTGTCAACGAGACAAGCTTTCTTACAGAATCTGTAGATATTGTTCCAGATGAGAGCTCATGTGTGTTGAAACATGACCCCAAACGTACCATTAGTTCTCAGCTAAGTATGCCTTGTGAAGGTTCTCACAATAAACCCGATGAGGGTGTATTGCATTCTCAAGATATGGTCAGATGTTCTAGTCTATCGCTGATTGATCCTCTTTGTTCAGTTGTTCCATGTAGCATTGCTTCAGAACATGACAATTACAAAAGTCTTATTGACAAAGACAATGATACCGAGTATTTTACCCCTTTAGTCTCTGACTTTGAGGTGAACAATTGTCAAAGGATCTCAGATAAGAATACAACATTGGAATGTAGAGATGAGAAAATCATGGCTATACTAGATGGGAAAGATATCCCAATTACTACATCAGAGATGGTTGAACAAATGTCTGAGAAGTTAACCAGGGTTGAGCATACATATCTTAAGACTTATAGCATGATTTTACCAAACCAAGATGTTAACCAAAACTGTAATTTGACACCACTTTCAACTAATCAGAGTATTGGTGGAATTGATGCTGCATCTTTGGGCACAAGGGTTTCAGAGTCTCCCTCTCCATCAAAGGCCGCCgatgaaaacaaaattgaagtGAATCATCAACATTTGATTGATCAAAAGTCAATTATACAAATTACCGATGACAAGAGTAATGAGTTAAAAGCCTCAGAACTGACACATGGGAGGAGCTCACCTATTAATCTAAACCATAGGACACGCCACCGCTTGGTGGGACCTAAAACTGATGTAAATAATTATTGTATAGAGAAAAATATAGAGCAATATGTAGTACCGGAAACTGTTGTTCAGCATCAACAGAACAATAACCTTAATAAGGTACAAGTCAAGGGCAACAAATTCCTTGGTGGACATGTTAGAGTCAGAAAGCAAGTACATTTCTCAGATAAAGTGGAGGAGCTTCCTCAGAAAAGGAATTTGTCAAAGTTGGAATCTTCGCATAAAAGAT GTTCGTCTATTAGAGCAAAAAGGCAACGAATTTCAAAGTCGTCGACTGCTTCTGCACCTCGTATGAAACATTCTTTGACAAATCATTGCAAAGGTGTAGTGAATGAATTCATATTTCGAGGTACCGAGTTCCTCCTCACTGGATTATCTAGCCAGAAAGAAAGGAACCTGGAGGCACTTATAAGGAGTTCTGGTGGGGTGATTCTTTATGATATTCCCTCTCCACCAAATTCAAAGAGCAAAAGAAGTTCAAACCTATCTTGCTTGCAACTTCCTATTATTCTATGTAACAGAAAG ctcaaaacaatcaaattctTGTATGGCTGTGCTGTTGGAGCCTCAATACTAAAAGTTGACTGGCTAACTGATTGTCTTGCATCTGGAACTATTTTGCCACCTGAAAA ATACATGATTCTTCCAAATCGAAATGACATGAAATGGACAAGGATTGGAATGGCAGTTCATCACAGaatccaaaatcatatttttgataGAGTAGGCATTATGCTTCACGGGAAGCATAGTTTCTGCACTAAATTCGCATGTATCATCAAG CATGGAGATGGACGGACGTTCAAAACTCTTCAATGGTTAGTTCGGAGCATCAATGAAGAAAGGAGTTTGGTGGGAGCCATTGTAGTTGAAGAGAAGGCTTCGATATCACGTCACCTGAAGTCCTGTGCTTTGGAGCTGGATATTCCTATTGTG CCTTCTAGCTGGATCATTAAAAGCTTATATTCAGGAAAGTTACTTCCTTTCATGGAAGAAAATAATACGTTTTCACTGCCATTTGTTAAGATCCTTGAACTTCAATATTCCGTTGATATGagtgaagaaatataa